From the genome of Miscanthus floridulus cultivar M001 chromosome 10, ASM1932011v1, whole genome shotgun sequence, one region includes:
- the LOC136485120 gene encoding transcription factor SCREAM2-like: protein MLPPFGNLLWVPEDVDDEQQQHAPPPTPMGLVTVPAQGHEEQNLLALASAAAMGGGGVFSSPALLDDDWCFDPVAAAAAAGAQGHLLLAPPAPAPGAGSQMFSLFNVGGASTFDVHGFDLGLGGGAGGDLVPFAGAGNASNSASFSLISAGDAGFLGSFGGFGAAPAQMPDFGGLGGFDMFNNGAGSSSAAPPPASVPLTAPFSGRGKAAVLRPLEIFPPVGAQPTLFQKRALRRNAGEEDDDKKRKAEAITAAAGASSAGGGDTVLDDADDDDGGSIDASGLNYDSEDARGVEDSEKKDGKDSNANSTVTGGGTGDGKGKRKGLPAKNLMAERRRRKKLNDRLYMLRSVVPKISKMDRASILGDAIEYLKELLQKINDLQNELESSPSTASLPPTPTSFHPLTPTLPTLPSRVKEELCPSALPSPTSQQPRVEVRMREGRAVNIHMLCARRPGLLLSAMRAIEGLGLDVQQAVISCFNGFSLDIFKAELCNEGPGLLPEEIKSVLLQSAGFHGVMP, encoded by the exons ATGCTCCCGCCGTTCGGCAACCTGCTCTGGGTACCGGAGGACGTCGacgacgagcagcagcagcacgcgccTCCGCCGACGCCCATGGGGTTGGTGACGGTGCCGGCGCAGGGGCACGAGGAGCAGAACCTCCTGGCCCTGGCCTCCGCCGCTGCCATGGGAGGCGGTGGTGTTTTCAGCTCGCCGGCGTTGCTCGATGACGACTGGTGCTTCGACCCCGTGgctgcggccgccgccgccggcgcgcagGGGCACCTGCTCCTAGCGCCGCCGGCTCCGGCGCCCGGCGCCGGGTCGCAGATGTTCTCGCTCTTCAACGTTGGCGGCGCCTCGACGTTCGACGTCCACGGGTTTGACCTCGGCCTCGGCGGCGGGGCCGGTGGGGACCTGGTCCCGTTCGCCGGCGCCGGGAATGCGTCGAATTCCGCGTCCTTTTCTCTGATATCGGCAGGGGACGCCGGCTTCCTCGGCTCGTTCGGCGGCTTCGGCGCAGCGCCGGCGCAAATGCCGGACTTTGGTGGCCTCGGCGggttcgacatgttcaacaacggcgccggctcctcctccgcggcGCCCCCTCCTGCCTCGGTGCCCCTGACGGCGCCGTTCTCTGGGCGCGGGAAGGCTGCTGTGCTCCGCCCGCTGGAGATCTTCCCGCCCGTGGGCGCGCAGCCGACGCTGTTCCAGAAGCGCGCGCTCCGCCGCAACGCCGgcgaggaggatgacgacaagaAGCGCAAGGCGGAGGCCATCACCGCGGCTGCGGGAGCTTCGTCGGCCGGTGGCGGTGACACGGTGCTGGACGACGCCGACGACGATGACGGCGGGAGCATCGACGCGTCCGGGCTCAACTACGACTCGGAGGACGCCAGGGGCGTCGAGGACAGTGAAAAGAAGGACGGTAAGGATTCCAACGCCAACAGCACGGTGACAGGCGGCGGAACCGGTGACGGGAAGGGTAAGAGGAAGGGGTTGCCGGCCAAGAACCTCATGGCGGAGCGCCGTCGCCGGAAGAAGCTTAATGACAGGCTCTACATGCTCCGGTCTGTCGTGCCCAAGATCAGCAAG ATGGACAGGGCCTCCATTCTCGGCGACGCAATCGAGTACCTGAAGGAGCTGCTGCAGAAGATCAATGATCTTCAGAATGAGCTGGAGTCATCCCCTTCCACAGCCTCACTGCCTCCAACACCCACAAGCTTCCACCCTCTGACTCCGACGCTGCCCACTCTACCATCTCGTGTGAAGGAAGAGCTGTGCCCAAGTGCATTGCCTAGCCCTACTTCTCAGCAACCAAGG GTTGAGGTTAGGATGAGGGAAGGCCGGGCGGTCAACATCCACATGCTCTGCGCTCGCAGGCCTGGTCTTCTGCTTTCTGCTATGAGGGCGATCGAAGGCCTCGGACTCGATGTCCAGCAAGCTGTTATCAGTTGCTTCAATGGATTTTCCTTAGACATCTTCAAGGCTGAG CTATGCAACGAAGGCCCTGGGCTTCTGCCAGAAGAGATCAAGTCCGTGCTCCTGCAATCCGCTGGGTTCCATGGCGTGATGCCGTGA